In Acidimicrobiales bacterium, the following are encoded in one genomic region:
- the rplI gene encoding 50S ribosomal protein L9, with protein sequence MKVVLRSDIDNVGKRGDLVEVADGFARNLLIPSGQAIAATAGIQQQADAMRRRRDLADAKDREAAEVVARTLVPAVIQIKAKAGAEGKLFGSVTPADIVEAIKAQTGIELDRRKLGQHEPIKNLGTHEIPVQLHSDVKFQITLEVASS encoded by the coding sequence ATGAAAGTCGTCCTGCGCTCCGATATCGACAATGTCGGCAAGCGCGGTGACCTCGTCGAGGTTGCCGACGGCTTTGCTCGCAACCTGCTGATCCCGTCGGGCCAGGCCATCGCGGCCACCGCCGGTATCCAGCAGCAGGCCGACGCCATGCGGCGCCGGCGCGACCTGGCCGACGCCAAGGACCGCGAGGCCGCCGAAGTCGTCGCCCGCACGCTCGTGCCCGCCGTCATCCAGATCAAGGCCAAGGCCGGCGCCGAAGGCAAACTCTTCGGCTCCGTCACCCCTGCCGACATCGTCGAAGCCATCAAGGCGCAGACGGGCATCGAGCTCGACCGGCGCAAGCTCGGCCAGCACGAGCCGATCAAGAACCTCGGCACGCACGAGATCCCGGTGCAGCTCCACAGCGACGTGAAGTTCCAGATCACCCTGGAAGTCGCCTCCAGCTAA
- the ssb gene encoding single-stranded DNA-binding protein, whose amino-acid sequence MADNTITLVGNVTRDPELRFLPNGTANATFGIAVNRRWQNRQTNEWEEKVSFFNVVCWREMAENAAASLGKGTRILVTGRLEQRSYETQDGEKRSVVEVIADEIGPSLRWAEAQVTRNERRGADGGGGGEFGGGGGRAVPNEDFAPAYNDEEPF is encoded by the coding sequence ATGGCTGACAACACGATCACCCTCGTAGGCAACGTCACGCGCGATCCCGAGCTGCGTTTCCTTCCGAACGGCACGGCGAATGCCACCTTCGGCATCGCCGTCAACCGCCGCTGGCAGAACCGCCAGACCAACGAGTGGGAAGAGAAGGTCTCCTTCTTCAACGTCGTCTGCTGGCGTGAGATGGCCGAGAACGCGGCGGCGTCGCTCGGCAAGGGCACGCGCATCCTCGTCACGGGCCGCCTCGAGCAGCGCAGCTACGAGACCCAGGACGGCGAGAAGCGCAGCGTCGTCGAAGTGATCGCCGACGAGATCGGTCCCAGCCTGCGCTGGGCCGAGGCCCAGGTCACCCGCAACGAGCGCCGCGGCGCCGACGGTGGCGGCGGTGGCGAATTTGGCGGTGGCGGCGGGCGAGCGGTCCCGAACGAGGACTTCGCCCCCGCGTACAACGATGAGGAGCCGTTCTAA
- the rpsF gene encoding 30S ribosomal protein S6, with amino-acid sequence MRSYEVVVIFDATLEEEAIRPVLDRAMAPITKDGGKVTTDRWGKRRFAYELKHRWEGNYVLLAFEAEPSTIAEIDRVLFLADEVLRHKVIRIPEKVAGKARSTRPVEAAPEPAPATTGAE; translated from the coding sequence ATGCGGTCTTATGAAGTAGTTGTCATTTTCGACGCCACCCTCGAGGAGGAGGCCATCCGGCCGGTCCTCGACCGTGCGATGGCGCCGATCACGAAGGACGGCGGCAAGGTCACCACCGACCGGTGGGGCAAGCGCCGCTTCGCCTACGAGCTCAAGCACCGCTGGGAGGGCAATTACGTCCTGCTGGCGTTCGAGGCGGAGCCGAGCACGATCGCCGAGATCGACCGTGTCCTTTTCCTCGCCGACGAAGTGCTGCGTCACAAGGTGATTCGTATCCCCGAGAAGGTCGCGGGCAAGGCCCGTTCGACCCGTCCGGTGGAAGCGGCTCCCGAACCGGCGCCGGCGACCACAGGAGCAGAGTAA
- a CDS encoding PIN domain-containing protein — MTFVDSNVLVYAHDAADSVRQERAALILRGLWRTRTGIVSTQVLTEFYAVATRKLTPPMSRAEARSIVASYAAWPVVQVDATLVVAASRLEEQHKLSFWDAMIVEAARRGGATVLYSEDLQHGRRIGGVQILNPLRD; from the coding sequence GTGACCTTCGTGGACAGCAATGTCCTGGTTTACGCGCACGACGCTGCCGACTCTGTTCGCCAGGAACGGGCCGCTCTCATCTTGCGTGGGTTATGGCGGACCCGAACCGGCATTGTCAGCACACAGGTACTCACCGAGTTTTACGCGGTCGCGACGCGCAAGCTCACGCCACCGATGTCGCGGGCGGAGGCCCGTTCCATCGTCGCCTCGTACGCGGCGTGGCCAGTCGTGCAGGTCGATGCGACTTTGGTCGTCGCGGCGTCGCGGCTCGAAGAACAACACAAGCTCTCGTTTTGGGACGCGATGATCGTCGAGGCGGCGCGTCGGGGCGGCGCCACGGTCCTGTATTCGGAAGACCTGCAACACGGGCGCCGCATCGGCGGCGTCCAGATCCTGAATCCGTTGCGCGACTAG
- a CDS encoding DUF1697 domain-containing protein, with protein sequence MHAIAFLRGINLGGHTVKKDQLIKIFESVGCEDVTTFIASGNVVFDAKSKPPESAAEDAFEQAMGYAAPTFIRTTAQLKKIVDRRPFDGRGPETGGTLHIGFLKQKAAASLLKALETDNDELHVDGTTVYWHTHTPRMSDSTINPAKIEKALGQQSTFRSIKTINNILEKWPT encoded by the coding sequence ATGCACGCCATCGCCTTCCTCCGGGGCATCAACCTCGGCGGCCACACGGTCAAGAAGGACCAGCTGATCAAGATCTTCGAGTCCGTCGGCTGCGAGGACGTGACGACGTTCATCGCGTCGGGCAACGTCGTGTTCGACGCCAAGTCCAAGCCGCCGGAATCGGCCGCCGAGGACGCGTTCGAACAGGCGATGGGCTACGCGGCGCCCACGTTCATCCGCACGACGGCCCAGCTGAAGAAGATCGTCGACCGCCGGCCCTTCGACGGGCGCGGCCCCGAGACCGGCGGCACGCTCCACATCGGCTTCCTCAAGCAAAAGGCGGCGGCGTCGCTGCTCAAGGCGCTCGAGACCGACAACGACGAACTGCACGTCGACGGCACCACCGTGTACTGGCACACGCACACGCCCCGCATGTCGGACTCGACGATCAACCCGGCCAAGATCGAGAAAGCGCTCGGTCAGCAATCGACGTTCCGGTCGATCAAGACCATCAACAACATCCTCGAGAAGTGGCCGACCTAG